One region of Pseudomonadota bacterium genomic DNA includes:
- a CDS encoding PAS domain S-box protein encodes MNIRHILLVFTFFIVMCGLLFTSFYEKAKQESIKNLNTEQLLYARQATRGIEDFFTSWTTTLTVLSETSHIKNMDKTGKDNIETLYKANSELIRAITRVDASGRIIYTFPYDRNAIGRDISSQKHVREIRHTHKPVISDVFSTVQGYSAIAVQVPVFKDKTYQGTIGINVNFQSMAKRYLEVIRIGKTGYAWVISRDGTELFCPIPGHVGNSVFENCKDFPSILAMAQDMLKRHEGATVYTFDKIRGETVDIVKKHAVYMPITIGNTFWSIVVASSEDEVLSSLDGFRNRLIIIIGFLLLGGVLFSHYGLKAWFIIREEEKRRRAEEALRESEAKFRKEQRFSQLLLDTSPALIVAIGFDGKTLMMNQALLDALEYTKEEVTGVDYLNTFVPEEDREMLALVFQQIINEGKATVNENRIKSKSGRTYLVEWYGRTVVRKEGDFDFFVGVGIDITGRKRAELELHIKDRAIASSFNAVVISDLNGNITYVNDAFLRMWGYTNQEALNINVADLDSDKDEIIHIIDAIKGKGFSLGESVAIRNDGSLFNIQYSASLVTGSSGEPIAMLSTFVDITEQKQAENVLRWKTALLEAQVNTSIDGILVVDENQRRIVINRRIADLWSVPQYILDDEDDAVLLKYVVGLVRHPEQFIEKVKHLYEHPYETSRDEIEFKSGMVLDRYSAPVLGEDGYHYGRIWTFHDITGRKQAEEERQKLRERLQNADKMEAIGTLAGGIAHDFNNLLMGIQGYASLTLLDLDPSHPHYERLKRIEEQVQSGADLTKQLLGFARGGKYEVKPADMNDILENTSSMFGRTKKEISIHRKYGKNLRTVEVDRGQMEQVFMNLYVNAWQAMPGGGEIYLETENVLLDDEQAIYYSVKPGQYIKISMTDTGTGMDEKTKERIFDPFFTTKEMGRGTGLGLATVYGIIKGHGGIINVYSKPGHGATFNIYLPVSEKEVVKERTATGTIKRGTETILMVDDENMVLEVSRALLESLGYRVYTAVSGKEAIAVYMEKRNEINMVLLDMIMPGISGGETFDRLKEINPDIKVVLSSGYSINDQAQEILDRGCNGFLQKPFRIEILSDKIREMLD; translated from the coding sequence ATGAACATAAGACACATACTTCTTGTTTTTACTTTCTTTATTGTTATGTGCGGTTTGCTCTTCACATCTTTTTATGAAAAAGCCAAGCAGGAATCAATCAAAAACCTGAATACCGAGCAGTTGCTTTATGCCAGACAGGCAACCCGGGGAATCGAAGATTTTTTTACAAGCTGGACAACAACCCTGACCGTACTCTCTGAAACGAGCCATATCAAAAATATGGATAAGACGGGCAAGGATAATATTGAAACCCTCTACAAGGCAAATAGTGAACTCATTAGAGCTATTACGAGGGTAGATGCAAGCGGCAGGATTATTTACACGTTCCCTTATGACCGAAATGCCATCGGCAGGGACATCTCTTCCCAGAAGCATGTTCGCGAGATCCGGCATACCCATAAACCTGTCATCAGTGATGTATTCTCTACAGTGCAAGGGTATAGTGCTATTGCTGTTCAGGTGCCTGTCTTTAAGGATAAGACCTATCAGGGCACAATCGGCATAAATGTGAATTTTCAATCAATGGCAAAACGATACCTCGAAGTCATAAGGATCGGTAAGACAGGATATGCCTGGGTAATAAGCAGGGATGGAACAGAACTCTTCTGTCCCATACCCGGTCACGTAGGAAATTCGGTCTTCGAGAACTGCAAGGATTTTCCCTCCATCCTGGCTATGGCTCAGGATATGCTCAAAAGACATGAGGGCGCCACCGTATATACCTTTGATAAGATTCGAGGAGAGACGGTGGATATTGTAAAGAAACATGCCGTATACATGCCCATAACCATTGGTAATACTTTTTGGTCTATTGTTGTCGCCTCATCAGAAGATGAGGTTCTGTCTTCCCTGGATGGTTTCCGGAACAGGCTCATTATCATTATCGGATTTCTATTGCTGGGTGGTGTTCTGTTTTCTCACTATGGGTTAAAGGCCTGGTTCATCATACGGGAAGAGGAAAAGCGCCGTCGTGCGGAGGAGGCGCTCCGGGAGAGCGAAGCCAAGTTTCGCAAGGAACAGAGATTCAGCCAGTTACTTCTCGACACCTCACCTGCATTAATCGTGGCTATTGGCTTTGACGGGAAGACCCTGATGATGAACCAGGCGCTATTGGATGCCCTCGAATATACTAAAGAGGAAGTTACAGGAGTCGACTACCTGAACACTTTTGTGCCAGAAGAAGACCGCGAAATGCTCGCCCTGGTCTTTCAGCAGATTATTAATGAAGGCAAAGCAACAGTCAATGAAAACCGGATCAAAAGCAAATCCGGCAGGACATATCTTGTTGAATGGTATGGCCGGACCGTGGTTCGCAAAGAAGGTGATTTTGATTTTTTCGTGGGAGTAGGCATTGACATCACCGGACGCAAACGGGCAGAGTTAGAACTCCATATTAAAGACCGTGCCATTGCTTCATCGTTCAATGCAGTTGTGATATCGGACCTCAATGGTAACATAACATATGTGAATGATGCTTTTTTGCGTATGTGGGGATACACAAATCAAGAAGCACTTAATATTAATGTTGCTGATCTCGACTCTGATAAAGACGAAATAATTCACATAATTGATGCTATCAAAGGAAAAGGCTTTAGTCTTGGCGAATCTGTTGCAATACGAAATGATGGGTCTCTTTTTAACATCCAATATTCTGCCAGCCTTGTTACCGGTTCTTCGGGTGAACCGATTGCGATGTTATCTACTTTTGTTGATATCACCGAACAAAAACAGGCCGAGAATGTGCTACGATGGAAAACGGCCTTACTCGAAGCGCAGGTGAACACATCTATCGATGGTATACTTGTGGTAGATGAGAATCAGAGAAGGATCGTTATTAACCGTCGAATCGCCGATTTGTGGAGTGTCCCACAGTATATTCTGGATGATGAGGATGACGCAGTTCTGCTTAAATATGTTGTAGGCCTGGTCAGGCATCCTGAGCAATTCATTGAGAAGGTCAAGCACCTTTACGAGCACCCATACGAGACCAGCCGTGACGAGATTGAATTTAAAAGCGGTATGGTTTTGGACCGATACTCGGCTCCTGTTCTGGGCGAGGACGGATACCACTATGGGAGGATATGGACGTTCCACGACATTACCGGGCGCAAGCAAGCCGAGGAGGAGCGGCAAAAGCTACGGGAGCGCTTGCAAAATGCAGATAAAATGGAGGCCATTGGCACCCTTGCCGGCGGAATCGCCCACGACTTCAACAATCTGCTCATGGGGATTCAGGGCTATGCTTCTCTAACATTGCTGGACCTCGATCCCTCCCATCCCCATTATGAGAGACTCAAACGGATTGAGGAACAGGTGCAAAGCGGAGCAGATTTAACGAAGCAGTTGCTGGGGTTTGCCCGTGGGGGAAAATATGAGGTGAAACCCGCCGATATGAACGACATTCTTGAAAATACCTCTTCCATGTTCGGGAGAACCAAAAAGGAAATCTCCATCCATCGGAAATACGGGAAAAATCTCCGGACCGTGGAGGTTGACCGGGGACAAATGGAGCAGGTATTTATGAATCTGTATGTGAATGCCTGGCAGGCCATGCCCGGTGGCGGGGAAATATATCTGGAGACTGAGAATGTTCTCCTGGATGATGAACAGGCAATTTACTATTCTGTCAAGCCTGGACAATATATCAAGATATCCATGACCGATACCGGTACAGGGATGGACGAGAAGACGAAGGAGCGGATTTTTGATCCCTTTTTCACGACAAAAGAAATGGGAAGAGGGACAGGCCTGGGACTGGCAACGGTCTATGGGATTATCAAGGGTCACGGGGGCATAATAAACGTCTACAGTAAACCAGGGCACGGGGCTACATTCAATATCTATCTGCCCGTTTCGGAGAAGGAAGTAGTTAAGGAAAGGACAGCAACCGGGACAATCAAAAGAGGCACGGAAACGATCCTTATGGTGGATGATGAAAATATGGTTCTGGAAGTTAGCCGGGCGCTTCTGGAGTCCTTGGGGTACCGGGTCTATACGGCCGTGAGCGGTAAGGAGGCGATTGCTGTTTACATGGAAAAGAGAAACGAAATTAACATGGTCCTTCTGGACATGATTATGCCGGGAATATCCGGAGGAGAAACCTTCGACCGTCTCAAGGAGATCAACCCTGATATAAAGGTTGTTCTTTCCAGTGGTTACAGCATCAACGATCAGGCCCAGGAAATTCTGGACCGCGGCTGCAACGGATTCCTCCAAAAACCCTTTCGTATTGAAATACTGTCCGACAAGATCAGGGAGATGCTGGACTGA
- a CDS encoding ACT domain-containing protein, producing MVIKQISISLENTPGALSAVSEILGREGVNIRAISVADTSDISTVRFVVDDPTKAKNILKANGYSPKETDVLAVETPDHAGGLNAVLKPLKNAGINVHYLYPHLGRLSNSAIVILGVDNTEEAQKVLKQNWVHTVGKEVYNI from the coding sequence ATGGTCATCAAACAGATATCAATCAGCCTTGAAAATACACCTGGCGCATTGTCAGCCGTAAGCGAGATTCTTGGTCGGGAAGGTGTGAATATCCGCGCCATATCCGTTGCCGATACTTCGGATATCAGCACGGTCCGTTTTGTTGTTGATGACCCGACAAAAGCAAAGAACATTTTAAAAGCTAACGGGTATTCCCCGAAGGAAACGGATGTCCTCGCTGTTGAGACCCCTGATCATGCAGGAGGATTGAATGCGGTACTTAAACCGTTAAAAAATGCAGGTATAAATGTCCACTACCTGTACCCCCATCTTGGAAGGCTAAGCAACAGCGCAATCGTGATACTCGGGGTAGATAATACAGAGGAAGCACAGAAAGTATTAAAACAGAATTGGGTTCACACCGTCGGAAAAGAAGTATACAACATATAA
- a CDS encoding 2-oxoacid:acceptor oxidoreductase family protein — MLIRTIFSGFGGQGVLSMGFTLANAAMFEGKYVTYLPSYGVEVRGGTANCTVVVSDEEIASPVASEPDFVVAMNQPSFARFQSILQSGGLLCANSSIVDTSAARRDIEVLNIPTSELAEKLGTIKVANMIMLGAFIRASDIISFEFVIKYLSEILGEGKSKLIKMNKEALDLGFNYVNE; from the coding sequence ATGCTGATAAGAACGATTTTTTCGGGATTCGGTGGCCAGGGCGTACTCTCTATGGGTTTTACCCTTGCGAACGCGGCGATGTTTGAAGGCAAATATGTTACATACCTGCCCTCCTACGGCGTAGAGGTACGAGGCGGGACTGCGAATTGTACGGTTGTGGTGTCTGATGAAGAAATTGCCTCGCCGGTTGCATCGGAACCGGATTTTGTTGTTGCCATGAACCAGCCTTCATTCGCGCGTTTTCAGAGCATCCTTCAGTCAGGCGGCCTTCTCTGCGCGAATTCTTCGATTGTGGATACATCGGCTGCCAGAAGAGATATTGAGGTTTTAAACATACCGACAAGTGAGCTTGCAGAAAAGCTCGGAACAATAAAGGTTGCCAATATGATTATGCTGGGTGCATTTATAAGGGCAAGTGATATTATTTCCTTTGAGTTTGTGATAAAATATCTCTCCGAAATACTTGGGGAGGGAAAGTCAAAACTGATAAAGATGAACAAGGAAGCTCTCGATCTTGGTTTTAACTATGTGAATGAGTAA
- a CDS encoding thiamine pyrophosphate-dependent enzyme, which translates to MKPVYTRPKSLKEAHFHYCPGCGHGIINRLIAEIVDEMELRDTIICVAPAGCGMLLYNYFDIDTLESAHGRGAAVATGIKRTRPENLVFSYQGDGDLAAIGTAEGFHAANRGELITVIFVNNGVYGMTGGQMAPTTLHKQVTTTTPLGRDSRLAGHPVKICEVFALLEGTSYLERVAVNKPSAIIKAKKAIAKAFQHQLKGTGFSLVEILSPCPTNWKMSPVESCKWIDEVMSKQFPLGVIKEVPC; encoded by the coding sequence GTGAAACCGGTCTACACCCGCCCGAAATCTCTCAAAGAAGCCCATTTTCACTACTGTCCCGGATGTGGTCACGGCATAATAAATCGTCTTATTGCCGAGATAGTGGATGAGATGGAACTCAGGGACACAATCATATGTGTTGCGCCTGCCGGATGCGGCATGCTCCTCTATAATTATTTTGATATAGATACACTTGAATCTGCTCACGGCAGGGGCGCTGCCGTTGCAACCGGCATAAAAAGGACAAGGCCTGAGAATCTCGTTTTCTCATATCAGGGAGATGGCGATCTTGCTGCTATCGGAACCGCTGAAGGTTTTCATGCTGCGAACAGGGGCGAGCTGATTACGGTGATTTTCGTGAATAATGGCGTTTACGGTATGACCGGAGGACAGATGGCGCCGACAACCCTGCATAAACAGGTAACAACAACAACTCCTTTGGGGAGGGATTCACGTCTGGCAGGACATCCGGTAAAGATCTGTGAGGTTTTTGCGCTTCTTGAAGGCACGTCTTATCTTGAACGTGTAGCAGTAAATAAGCCTTCGGCAATCATTAAAGCGAAAAAGGCCATTGCGAAGGCATTTCAGCATCAGTTAAAGGGTACAGGCTTTTCGCTTGTTGAAATACTTTCCCCATGTCCGACAAACTGGAAGATGAGTCCTGTTGAATCTTGTAAGTGGATTGATGAAGTAATGAGCAAGCAATTCCCCTTGGGTGTTATTAAAGAGGTGCCATGCTGA
- a CDS encoding 3-methyl-2-oxobutanoate dehydrogenase subunit VorB, with protein MSGNAALGEAAVLAGCNCYFGYPITPQNELTEHMAKRVPETGGVFIQSESEIAAINMVLGASVAGARAMTSSSSPGISLKQEGISYLAADELPAVIVNMVRGGPGMGNISPAQSDYLQATRGGGHGDYKTIVLAPASVQELADLVPVAFDLADEYRNPVIILGDGMLGQMMEPVNFDNIKPKKDYPKDYILTGAKGRPSRMIRSLLFDTKEEEEHNWKLFRKYQRMEQNEVRYETFLIDDAEMIIIAYGIAARIAKGAIKRLRQENLKVGMIRPITVWPFPMKVIQEAAQQVNDFFVFEMSTGQLIEDVKLALNGKGHIHFYGRPGGVIPTPVELSRIVSRHCYQAAHRRKK; from the coding sequence ATGAGCGGCAATGCCGCACTCGGAGAGGCAGCGGTACTCGCGGGATGCAACTGTTACTTCGGTTATCCCATAACCCCCCAGAACGAACTTACAGAACATATGGCAAAGAGAGTTCCTGAAACAGGCGGGGTTTTTATCCAATCCGAGAGTGAGATTGCTGCAATCAACATGGTCCTGGGGGCAAGCGTGGCAGGCGCGCGCGCAATGACATCATCAAGCAGCCCCGGCATCAGTCTAAAGCAGGAAGGCATCTCCTATCTTGCCGCAGACGAACTTCCGGCAGTAATTGTTAATATGGTGAGAGGGGGCCCGGGCATGGGCAATATATCTCCGGCTCAATCAGACTATTTACAGGCTACCCGCGGCGGCGGTCACGGAGATTATAAGACAATTGTTCTCGCACCGGCTTCAGTGCAGGAACTTGCCGATTTAGTTCCCGTTGCTTTTGATCTTGCCGATGAATACAGGAACCCTGTGATTATACTAGGCGACGGCATGCTCGGTCAGATGATGGAACCGGTAAATTTTGACAATATCAAACCGAAGAAGGATTATCCGAAGGATTATATCCTGACAGGCGCGAAAGGAAGACCTTCGAGGATGATCCGCTCACTCCTTTTTGATACAAAGGAAGAAGAAGAGCATAACTGGAAGCTCTTCCGCAAATATCAGCGCATGGAGCAAAACGAGGTCCGGTATGAAACATTTCTCATTGATGATGCAGAGATGATAATTATTGCTTATGGTATTGCGGCGCGGATTGCAAAAGGAGCGATTAAGAGACTCCGCCAGGAGAACCTGAAGGTCGGCATGATCCGCCCTATAACGGTCTGGCCCTTCCCAATGAAGGTTATTCAGGAAGCAGCGCAACAGGTCAATGATTTTTTCGTTTTTGAAATGAGCACCGGTCAATTGATAGAAGATGTAAAGCTTGCTTTAAACGGCAAAGGACATATTCACTTTTACGGCAGGCCCGGCGGCGTTATTCCCACACCTGTTGAGTTATCCCGCATCGTATCACGCCACTGTTATCAGGCAGCACACCGGAGGAAAAAATAG
- a CDS encoding 4Fe-4S binding protein — MKAYINIDQERCKGCLLCMEFCPKQAIILSNTLNAKGYFVASFEAIKECTGCATCAVMCPETAIEVYKS; from the coding sequence ATGAAGGCTTATATAAATATTGATCAGGAACGCTGCAAGGGATGCTTGCTCTGTATGGAGTTTTGTCCCAAGCAGGCCATAATCCTCTCGAATACACTTAATGCTAAAGGATATTTTGTTGCCTCTTTTGAGGCAATAAAGGAGTGCACGGGCTGTGCTACCTGTGCGGTCATGTGTCCGGAAACGGCTATTGAGGTGTATAAAAGTTGA
- a CDS encoding enoyl-CoA hydratase/isomerase family protein: MYDTLHFDLDGTIGTLTLDVPGKLNAHTKKMRQELLHFWRERQNNQDECRVVIMTGKGKAFCSGSDIYEMDDEYRPFYKQNVEELYTFQNQISEVILMMRRAPQPIVGAIHGWAAGGGFSFALACDIRVADPTAKFLAAYINIGLTAADMGSSFHFPRQVPLGIAAEYLLTGETMDADTAYRYGLVNYIVPEGQVMEKARELADRMVTKSVLGLQMTKEAINQNISASLEAALYLENRNQVLCLGSKPIQNPFKKRGKK; encoded by the coding sequence ATGTACGATACGCTTCATTTTGACCTGGACGGAACAATCGGCACACTGACGCTAGACGTTCCCGGAAAACTGAACGCCCACACGAAAAAAATGCGGCAGGAGCTGCTCCATTTTTGGCGCGAACGTCAAAATAATCAGGACGAGTGCCGTGTTGTGATTATGACCGGTAAAGGAAAGGCCTTCTGCTCCGGTTCGGATATCTACGAGATGGATGACGAGTACCGCCCATTCTACAAACAGAATGTAGAGGAACTCTACACCTTCCAGAACCAGATCTCGGAGGTAATCCTTATGATGCGGCGCGCCCCGCAACCGATTGTCGGTGCCATACATGGATGGGCTGCAGGCGGAGGATTCAGCTTCGCGCTGGCATGTGACATCAGGGTTGCCGACCCGACGGCCAAATTCCTTGCCGCCTATATAAATATCGGATTGACAGCCGCTGATATGGGCAGCAGTTTCCACTTTCCTCGTCAGGTACCTCTCGGAATCGCCGCCGAATACCTTCTAACCGGTGAGACGATGGATGCCGACACCGCCTACCGTTACGGCCTGGTGAATTATATTGTGCCCGAGGGGCAGGTCATGGAGAAAGCCCGGGAGTTGGCGGACAGGATGGTCACCAAATCGGTCCTAGGTTTACAGATGACCAAAGAGGCGATCAATCAGAATATCTCGGCCAGTCTGGAGGCGGCGCTTTACCTGGAAAACAGGAACCAGGTACTCTGTCTCGGCTCGAAACCGATCCAGAACCCGTTCAAGAAGCGGGGCAAGAAGTAA
- a CDS encoding IclR family transcriptional regulator — translation MEEQYSIKVLEKVVKILDLYTYKEDAFTLSDIGKRTGIPKTTVFKILKTFESAGFFKYDPAQEKYSLGFRFLELGGIVYSSISVRKAAAPYMDSLSNNLKATILLGVIKDDELLYIDKREMDSIIRVASHIGLKRPPYLGMLGMILLAYMDNKEKERLLKLYPPTKIPGETVTGIRRIMKKLDEAKRKGYYMEQDEVVEGLFGIGVPIMDFSGNVVAALGAAQPVFQVKEYTVGNTIQRLLEASRSISRELGYMPDLSKEPIRYEE, via the coding sequence ATGGAAGAGCAATACAGTATAAAAGTTTTAGAGAAGGTGGTAAAAATACTTGACCTTTACACTTATAAGGAGGATGCATTCACACTCTCTGACATAGGCAAGAGGACAGGGATACCCAAGACTACAGTTTTTAAAATACTCAAGACCTTTGAGAGTGCCGGTTTCTTTAAGTATGATCCGGCACAGGAAAAATACAGTCTTGGTTTCCGTTTTCTCGAACTCGGGGGTATCGTCTATTCGTCTATTTCTGTCCGTAAGGCAGCAGCGCCATATATGGACAGTCTTTCCAACAACCTCAAAGCCACAATCCTCCTTGGTGTAATAAAGGATGACGAACTCCTTTACATCGACAAGAGGGAGATGGACAGCATTATCCGCGTTGCTTCTCACATAGGCCTCAAGAGACCGCCCTACCTCGGCATGCTTGGAATGATTCTTCTTGCTTATATGGATAACAAGGAGAAAGAACGCCTTCTGAAGTTATATCCGCCGACCAAGATTCCGGGCGAGACAGTTACCGGCATCCGTCGGATCATGAAGAAACTTGATGAGGCAAAAAGGAAAGGTTACTACATGGAACAGGATGAGGTTGTGGAGGGATTGTTTGGTATCGGGGTGCCGATCATGGATTTCTCCGGTAACGTCGTGGCAGCTCTCGGTGCTGCCCAGCCCGTGTTCCAGGTAAAAGAATATACCGTGGGAAACACCATTCAGCGACTGTTGGAGGCGTCTCGATCAATATCGAGAGAGCTTGGGTATATGCCCGACCTCTCAAAAGAACCAATACGTTATGAAGAATAG
- a CDS encoding acyl CoA:acetate/3-ketoacid CoA transferase: protein MDKLMSAEQAVGLIKNGDTINVVASGGGFQDADMVYAALEKRFLETGEPKDCTFVHITGVGGRNFLHGEGRESGMGYFAHKGLVKRIVGGHWRWSRVMGRLALDEEIEAYNLPQGVLSLLMREIAAHRVGLITPVGLRTCVDPRVEGGKLNKRAQSEDLVELIIIHGREMLLYKAFPINVCIVRGTTADEDGNISVELEALDLHMLPAAQATYNSGGIVIAQVKRIAKRGTLNPRMVRVPAHMVTAVVQDPNQWQTYNAEYDPGLCGHIKVPVSAIAPLDFGLRKLVARRAALELKAGAVVNLGIGIADGIGNVASEEGIIDDFIFSIEMGIVGGIPTKGVQFGAAWNPECIMSMPSQFDFYHGGGLDFGCLGMGQMDEHGNVNVSKLGTDITGTGGFIDISQNAKNVVFCAPFMNGKPQIEMKDGKLNIIKDGAGRKFLKNVDQITFSGKYATETNQNVVYVTERAVFKLENGKVVLKEIAPGIDLQKDVLAQMDFAPVVADDLKTMDAAIFKPEKMLKNNPDIFKGFPKKHKKH from the coding sequence ATGGACAAGCTCATGTCAGCTGAACAAGCAGTAGGTCTAATCAAGAACGGTGACACCATCAACGTTGTGGCGTCCGGTGGTGGTTTTCAGGATGCCGATATGGTTTATGCGGCTCTTGAAAAGAGGTTCCTGGAAACAGGTGAGCCCAAAGACTGTACTTTCGTACATATCACAGGCGTTGGCGGCCGGAATTTCTTACATGGCGAGGGCCGCGAATCCGGCATGGGCTACTTCGCCCACAAAGGTCTGGTCAAAAGGATTGTCGGCGGCCATTGGCGCTGGTCCAGAGTAATGGGAAGACTGGCACTGGATGAGGAAATCGAAGCATACAACCTGCCACAGGGTGTTCTGTCGCTCCTGATGCGCGAGATTGCTGCACACCGGGTTGGACTCATCACACCTGTAGGACTGAGGACCTGTGTGGATCCTCGAGTTGAAGGTGGAAAGTTGAACAAGAGGGCCCAGTCAGAAGATCTTGTCGAACTGATCATTATACACGGCCGCGAGATGCTCCTTTACAAGGCTTTCCCAATCAATGTTTGTATTGTCCGTGGTACTACGGCTGATGAAGACGGGAACATCTCCGTTGAGCTGGAAGCGCTCGACCTGCACATGTTGCCGGCAGCACAGGCGACATACAACAGCGGCGGAATCGTCATTGCCCAGGTAAAACGCATCGCCAAAAGAGGCACCCTGAATCCCCGTATGGTTCGAGTACCGGCGCATATGGTTACTGCAGTGGTTCAGGATCCCAATCAGTGGCAGACATATAATGCGGAGTATGATCCGGGCCTCTGCGGTCATATTAAAGTTCCTGTGAGCGCCATTGCCCCCCTTGACTTCGGCCTTCGGAAATTAGTTGCCCGGAGAGCTGCTCTGGAACTAAAAGCAGGCGCGGTTGTAAATCTGGGAATCGGCATAGCAGATGGTATCGGAAATGTGGCAAGCGAAGAAGGAATTATCGATGATTTTATCTTCAGTATCGAGATGGGCATTGTCGGCGGAATACCGACCAAAGGCGTACAATTCGGTGCAGCATGGAATCCTGAGTGCATAATGAGCATGCCTTCCCAGTTTGATTTCTATCACGGCGGCGGTTTGGATTTTGGATGTCTCGGGATGGGTCAAATGGACGAACATGGAAACGTCAATGTGAGCAAGCTCGGCACGGATATTACCGGCACCGGAGGTTTCATTGACATCTCACAGAATGCGAAAAACGTGGTCTTTTGCGCCCCCTTTATGAATGGCAAACCACAGATCGAGATGAAAGACGGGAAACTTAACATCATCAAAGATGGTGCGGGCAGAAAATTCTTGAAAAATGTAGATCAGATCACCTTCAGCGGTAAATACGCCACTGAAACAAATCAGAATGTGGTTTATGTTACCGAACGGGCTGTCTTCAAATTAGAGAATGGCAAGGTGGTTCTGAAGGAAATCGCTCCGGGCATAGATTTGCAGAAAGATGTTCTTGCACAAATGGATTTTGCCCCTGTAGTCGCTGATGACTTGAAGACTATGGATGCTGCTATCTTTAAGCCGGAAAAAATGTTGAAGAACAATCCGGACATTTTCAAGGGTTTTCCTAAAAAACATAAAAAGCATTAG
- the nifS gene encoding cysteine desulfurase NifS, whose product MKRIYLDNNATTPIHPEVAEFVEPFWKGLFGNPSSLHWAGREVRGYYDRAQEQVAGFINAQPGEIVFTSCGTESDNHAIKGTAYVKKDQGRHIITTKVEHPGVLNACKYLETRGYEVTYLPVDIHGRLEPGDVKKAIRDDTILISVMYANNETGTLLPIKEIGEIAHDRGIIFHSDMVQAIGKIEIDMHALNVDLASFSGHKVYAPKGVGALYIKEGLDIDNLIHGGHQEAGRRAGTENMIGIAALGKACELMQEEMATENGKVEVLRKKLFEGITDSIDHVRLNGHPEHRLPNTLNISIEYVEAESLLIALDFNGVAVSSGSACSSGSTEPSHVLLSMNIPPEICQSAIRMSLGRENTEEDVDYVLSIMPGVVARLREISPFYKR is encoded by the coding sequence ATGAAGAGGATATATTTAGACAATAATGCAACGACGCCTATACATCCTGAAGTAGCTGAATTTGTGGAACCTTTCTGGAAGGGGTTATTCGGCAACCCTTCGAGCCTTCACTGGGCAGGCAGAGAAGTCAGGGGATATTATGACAGGGCGCAAGAGCAGGTTGCAGGGTTTATTAATGCCCAGCCCGGCGAGATTGTTTTTACAAGCTGTGGAACGGAAAGCGATAATCATGCTATCAAAGGTACGGCCTATGTAAAAAAAGATCAGGGGCGGCATATCATTACGACAAAGGTTGAACACCCCGGTGTTTTGAATGCATGTAAATATCTTGAAACAAGGGGATATGAAGTTACGTACCTTCCTGTTGACATTCATGGAAGGCTTGAGCCGGGAGATGTAAAAAAGGCAATACGGGATGACACTATCCTTATTTCTGTCATGTATGCAAATAATGAAACAGGAACATTGTTGCCCATCAAAGAGATCGGTGAGATAGCACATGACAGAGGGATCATTTTTCACTCCGATATGGTTCAGGCCATAGGGAAGATAGAGATTGACATGCATGCATTGAATGTAGATCTGGCAAGCTTTTCAGGCCACAAGGTATATGCGCCGAAGGGTGTTGGCGCGTTATATATAAAGGAAGGGCTGGATATAGACAATCTTATTCATGGCGGCCATCAGGAAGCCGGTAGAAGGGCGGGCACAGAAAACATGATCGGTATTGCTGCCCTCGGTAAGGCCTGCGAGTTGATGCAGGAGGAGATGGCAACAGAGAACGGAAAGGTTGAGGTGTTGAGAAAGAAGCTGTTTGAAGGCATCACGGATAGTATCGATCATGTGAGGCTGAATGGACACCCTGAACACAGGCTACCCAATACACTTAATATAAGCATTGAGTATGTGGAGGCTGAATCGCTGCTTATTGCACTTGATTTCAACGGTGTTGCAGTTTCCTCGGGCTCTGCCTGTTCCTCGGGCTCGACAGAACCGTCCCATGTGCTTCTTTCTATGAACATACCTCCCGAAATATGTCAGAGCGCAATCAGGATGAGCCTTGGAAGGGAAAACACCGAGGAAGATGTCGATTATGTCCTTTCCATTATGCCGGGGGTTGTGGCCAGACTGAGAGAGATATCGCCGTTTTATAAAAGATGA